The proteins below come from a single Cannabis sativa cultivar Pink pepper isolate KNU-18-1 chromosome 3, ASM2916894v1, whole genome shotgun sequence genomic window:
- the LOC115708913 gene encoding protein cornichon homolog 1 isoform X2 produces the protein MSFDLIFWVLCFFFDLALLSSNFYQLVILSDLEADYLNPFESSSRINFLIVPEFIVHGVLCAIFLLTWHWLLFLITLPLACYSAMLFVNKRHLIDVTEVFRALSGEKKFRLIKLGFYLFLLFIIIFRLILSAFNSLTSDEHYVDLF, from the exons ATGAGCTTTgatttgatcttttgggtactctgttttttctttgatttggCTCTCCTCTCCTCCAATTTCTATCAG CTGGTGATCTTATCAGATTTGGAGGCAGACTATTTAAATCCTTTTGAATCATCTTCTCGAATTAACTTCTTGATTGTCCCTGAATTCATTGTCCATGGAGTACTCTGTGCTATTTTCCTCTTGACATGGCACTGGCTCTTGTTTCTCATTACCCTCCCCCTTGCTTGCTATAGTGCAATGCT GTTTGTAAACAAAAGGCATCTCATTGATGTTACTGAAGTGTTTAGGGCTTTAAGTGGTGAGAAGAAGTTTAGACTTATCAAGCTCGGTTTTTATCTGTTCCTTCTATTTATAATCATCTTCAG GCTTATCTTATCTGCATTCAACTCCTTAACTAGTGACGAACATTACGTGGATCTATTTTGA
- the LOC115708913 gene encoding protein cornichon homolog 1 isoform X1 — MSFDLIFWVLCFFFDLALLSSNFYQLVILSDLEADYLNPFESSSRINFLIVPEFIVHGVLCAIFLLTWHWLLFLITLPLACYSAMLFVNKRHLIDVTEVFRALSGEKKFRLIKLGFYLFLLFIIIFRVFNAGKMSLYRTEFGDLDIRSSYLEF; from the exons ATGAGCTTTgatttgatcttttgggtactctgttttttctttgatttggCTCTCCTCTCCTCCAATTTCTATCAG CTGGTGATCTTATCAGATTTGGAGGCAGACTATTTAAATCCTTTTGAATCATCTTCTCGAATTAACTTCTTGATTGTCCCTGAATTCATTGTCCATGGAGTACTCTGTGCTATTTTCCTCTTGACATGGCACTGGCTCTTGTTTCTCATTACCCTCCCCCTTGCTTGCTATAGTGCAATGCT GTTTGTAAACAAAAGGCATCTCATTGATGTTACTGAAGTGTTTAGGGCTTTAAGTGGTGAGAAGAAGTTTAGACTTATCAAGCTCGGTTTTTATCTGTTCCTTCTATTTATAATCATCTTCAG AGTTTTCAATGCTGGAAAAATGTCACTCTACAGAACTGAGTTTGGAGACTTAGATATTCGATCTTCTTATCTAGAATTTTAG